The following proteins are encoded in a genomic region of Synechococcus sp. ROS8604:
- a CDS encoding carbohydrate kinase, which yields MADLSALAPHVLCLGEALVDRLGPLGGDPSTAAINECDDRLGGAPANVACALARLGTPVGLIGRLGEDAIGAAFRDLFRQRGVAVQALQRDASHPSRVVLVRRHANGERVFQGFAGDRALGFADQLLDRGSLEAVWPGLAEQARWLLIGTIPLASMASAGALQWVLAQAKAAGLALAVDVNWRPTFWNPEADPAAGPTADALAAIRPLLEQASLLKLAREEAVWFFGSDDPAVIAAGLPQQPDVVVTDGAAPVRWFIAKEAGSMPVFPPAQVIDTTGAGDAFTAGLLHCWDRPVKERLRFASACGALVCGGAGAIDPQPREPDVFAFLDQ from the coding sequence ATGGCCGATCTCTCTGCGTTGGCTCCCCATGTGCTGTGTCTAGGGGAGGCTTTGGTGGATCGACTTGGGCCGCTCGGCGGTGATCCGTCAACGGCGGCGATTAATGAATGCGATGACCGCTTGGGCGGGGCACCCGCCAATGTGGCCTGCGCTCTTGCGCGGCTTGGCACACCCGTTGGCCTGATTGGGCGGCTGGGCGAAGACGCCATCGGGGCTGCCTTTCGCGATTTGTTTCGGCAGCGGGGTGTAGCTGTTCAGGCGCTTCAACGTGATGCCAGTCACCCAAGCCGAGTGGTGTTGGTGCGCCGGCATGCCAATGGTGAGCGGGTGTTTCAGGGCTTTGCCGGAGATCGGGCCCTGGGTTTCGCGGATCAACTGCTGGATCGTGGCTCTTTGGAAGCGGTCTGGCCGGGCTTGGCTGAGCAGGCTCGCTGGCTATTGATCGGCACGATTCCCTTGGCATCGATGGCTTCTGCCGGTGCGTTGCAATGGGTGTTGGCTCAGGCCAAGGCCGCTGGGCTTGCTTTGGCTGTGGATGTGAACTGGCGTCCCACCTTCTGGAATCCCGAGGCAGATCCAGCGGCAGGCCCTACCGCCGATGCATTGGCGGCGATCAGGCCATTGTTGGAGCAGGCCTCCCTGCTCAAGTTGGCGCGGGAGGAGGCCGTTTGGTTCTTTGGAAGTGATGATCCTGCTGTGATTGCTGCCGGTTTGCCGCAGCAGCCCGACGTCGTCGTGACCGATGGAGCCGCGCCCGTTCGCTGGTTCATCGCCAAGGAAGCCGGGAGCATGCCGGTGTTTCCGCCCGCTCAGGTGATCGACACCACAGGGGCAGGGGATGCGTTCACCGCCGGTTTGTTGCATTGTTGGGATCGCCCTGTCAAGGAGCGGTTGCGCTTCGCGTCAGCCTGTGGTGCGCTTGTCTGTGGAGGGGCTGGAGCGATCGACCCACAGCCACGGGAGCCGGACGTTTTCGCTTTCCTCGATCAATGA
- a CDS encoding circularly permuted type 2 ATP-grasp protein: MNEYDLKQAGPLKPALRQLLLKLENAGPARLREDGSKAQTQLRTLGANFQLETNAATDRRDDLFPFDPLPRLISQEDWTRLEAGLIQRLRALELLLFDAYGPQHIVRDGQLPRGLLESSVYWQPELRDLTQPCQRWCTIATPDLIRDSQGQWRVLEDNLRRGFGLGFSLTARRVQQDQLGWMATGLQLASPFSAPQQLLMGLCGLAPWSDAPTVVLLSPGRNSSAHHDHQVLARTMGIALVEAQELHCDGGRVWHQQDKRRLVDVIYRRNDDQIHSSDGTTRHLLGVHGLDEVYSAGGVAIANAPGIGVASDKLLYSYVPAIIRYYLGEDPLLLQVPTYDCTAPIQRQKVIRELDQLVVKQVNGAGGVGMLMGPQASPQERAAMATRIQRHPRQYIAQPLQQLSTVPTLIDGTLEPCAVDLRPFVLNRGDSMALLNAGLTRVARPAGSLVVNATQGGGYKDTWIVKAPLTQEGTMGIRPACSNSAMKPKA, translated from the coding sequence GTGAATGAATACGACCTCAAGCAGGCAGGACCGCTCAAACCAGCCCTACGGCAACTGCTTCTCAAGCTTGAGAACGCAGGCCCAGCTCGCTTGCGAGAGGACGGCAGCAAAGCCCAAACGCAACTTCGGACGTTGGGTGCCAACTTCCAACTGGAGACGAACGCGGCGACCGACCGTCGCGATGATCTCTTCCCCTTTGATCCACTGCCTCGCCTGATCAGTCAGGAGGACTGGACACGTTTAGAAGCTGGACTCATCCAACGCTTGCGAGCCCTTGAACTCCTGCTTTTTGATGCCTATGGCCCACAGCACATCGTGCGAGATGGGCAACTCCCGAGAGGGTTGCTGGAAAGTTCGGTCTATTGGCAGCCTGAGCTGCGTGACTTAACCCAGCCATGCCAGCGCTGGTGCACCATCGCCACACCGGATCTGATCCGTGATTCCCAGGGCCAATGGCGGGTGCTGGAGGACAACCTTCGTCGTGGATTTGGACTCGGTTTCAGCCTGACGGCCCGCAGGGTTCAGCAGGATCAACTCGGTTGGATGGCAACCGGTCTCCAACTGGCCTCACCCTTCAGCGCACCACAGCAACTCTTGATGGGTCTGTGCGGCCTGGCACCGTGGAGTGATGCTCCAACCGTCGTCCTCCTAAGCCCAGGTCGCAACAGCAGCGCCCACCATGACCATCAGGTCTTAGCGCGCACGATGGGCATTGCTTTGGTGGAAGCCCAAGAGCTGCACTGTGATGGCGGCAGGGTTTGGCATCAACAAGACAAACGTCGACTGGTTGATGTGATCTACAGACGCAACGACGACCAAATCCATAGCTCAGACGGCACAACCAGACACCTTTTAGGCGTTCATGGTCTTGATGAGGTGTACAGCGCAGGCGGTGTCGCCATCGCGAATGCTCCTGGCATCGGGGTTGCGAGCGACAAGCTGCTCTACAGCTACGTCCCTGCCATCATCCGCTACTACCTAGGAGAGGATCCTCTGCTCTTGCAGGTCCCCACCTACGACTGCACGGCACCAATCCAACGGCAAAAAGTGATTCGCGAGCTCGATCAACTGGTGGTGAAACAAGTGAACGGTGCTGGAGGCGTTGGCATGTTGATGGGACCACAGGCTTCACCGCAAGAACGGGCAGCCATGGCAACACGCATCCAGCGCCACCCTCGCCAGTACATCGCCCAACCGCTGCAACAGCTCTCCACCGTTCCCACCCTGATCGATGGAACCCTTGAGCCCTGCGCCGTCGACCTTCGTCCTTTTGTCCTCAATCGGGGAGACAGCATGGCGTTGCTGAATGCTGGGCTCACCCGGGTCGCGAGACCAGCCGGTTCCCTCGTGGTGAATGCCACCCAAGGCGGGGGTTACAAGGACACCTGGATCGTGAAAGCCCCGCTGACTCAGGAGGGCACGATGGGAATTCGACCTGCTTGCTCTAATTCAGCAATGAAGCCAAAGGCCTGA
- the def gene encoding peptide deformylase, with product MTVRTLLRMGDPLLRQVAQPVMDCQAPHLVELVADLQDTMAAHSGAGLAAPQIGVLLRVVIFGGGGPNLRYPDAPPLPFTVLINPELTPLGEERALGWEGCLSVPGLRGEVKRWNRMRYCGWTQEGVWLDRTVDGFHARVVQHECDHLNGVLFPDRLDTPQAFGFIAELEQAGRIPIVPS from the coding sequence ATGACAGTACGGACGTTGCTACGGATGGGGGATCCTCTGCTTCGCCAGGTGGCCCAGCCGGTCATGGATTGCCAAGCCCCGCATTTGGTCGAGTTGGTTGCGGATCTTCAGGACACGATGGCAGCGCATTCCGGTGCCGGTTTGGCAGCACCACAGATTGGTGTTCTTCTACGCGTGGTGATCTTCGGTGGCGGAGGCCCCAATCTCCGCTATCCCGATGCTCCACCGCTGCCATTCACGGTGCTGATCAATCCCGAGCTGACGCCTCTGGGTGAAGAGCGTGCCCTGGGTTGGGAAGGTTGCCTCAGTGTTCCGGGTCTGCGTGGCGAGGTGAAGCGCTGGAACCGGATGCGTTACTGCGGCTGGACCCAGGAAGGCGTCTGGTTGGATCGGACTGTGGATGGCTTCCATGCCCGTGTAGTGCAGCATGAATGTGATCACTTGAATGGGGTCCTTTTCCCTGATCGCCTCGATACCCCTCAGGCCTTTGGCTTCATTGCTGAATTAGAGCAAGCAGGTCGAATTCCCATCGTGCCCTCCTGA